In Mercenaria mercenaria strain notata chromosome 13, MADL_Memer_1, whole genome shotgun sequence, the DNA window CCACTGAAACCAGAATTTTGCACGGATGACCTACATATGAAGGAATTTGAAGGAAAACCAACCATGGAATTTTTACATTCCAGtaaagttttgttgaaattttatttgtaGAAGATATTCTTTAACGACAAGGAAAATTTAAGTTTCCTTTAAGGGTAAATACCACAGTTGCCtgtatgtatatagggcaaaattTTTCCTatgggcagaatttctttaaactttgtgactgagaATGAAGTTTAAAACGGAAGTATGTATCAAAATTCATatgtacccaggcttgatcttaaattatctgcccttgaaagtagattttttcagAATTTTCCAACTTTCAGAGGCAGATAGTTCATGACAAAAGCTGGGTTCCTgtggtttgtttttatttcacatttctgTTTTCGATTTGATTCTCTAtcagtaaaaaaagttttaaaaagaaattctttctgtaagaatttttttcccCTTGTCAATATAGAGATTGCTGCAAATGTCCTTCTATCTATGAACATGGCAAAATGATATGATCTTGGTCTTTTcaatggaccgaatttctttaaactttctatactgactgcaaatgaagtctgaaacagaaataaaaattaaaatgcacagatCTCTTGCCTtcatcttgaattatctgcccttgaaaattggattttttgcTATTTTCTGACTTTCatgggcagataattcaaaatcaagcctgggtacctatgatttttaaacatatttccgATTTAAAtctgattctcagtcagtacacaaagtataaagaaattctgcccatagtaaaatttttccctatatacatataggcaactgtggcatttaccttTAAGCTCGCaatgagcacttcatgctcagatGTGGAAACTAACCCCATCCTACTAATGGCtatgttttattacaaatcaaacaATGTGGAGAATCTTAGAAAACAGGTCCAATGAAATTGTTTGTACCAAGTTATTTTAGAATTTTGAAGTTTCCATAATATAGATATAGGAAAAGAGCACCATCTAATGCAGTCAAGttttctgataaaacaaaatggcttgaACAAATCTAAAAGAGAATCATCCAGGAACCAATTCTGCCAAATTACCCGGAAAGCAGGCTTGTAGATTCAGagatggttttcaatgttttccaAGTAGCCATATAAGGAAATAGCCCCATTCCTTGGCAAccatgtttttttatgaatttagaCAACCTTTTATTGATTGAGTGTCACTTAAGGAACATTCTTGTGAAAATAGTTCAGATAAACATGACAACACCCTGTAGTCACctattttgacaaatcagaataattcgAACATTTTTGGTAAAGGGTTACCCAAGGACCACTTATAGGGAATCATTTCAAAATATGACTTAGCAATTTCTGACaagtatatctttaaaaagatgggCCATTAGTTTCTGACAAGTATTTCTTTTAAGTACCCACTTTTTACAGGGAAAAAAGACCATAGTCActtgtggccatgtttttgacaaatctaaatttaaataTTCTTCATGGACAGACAAACAGGATacatttccatgaaaaaaattgGAGCGGTTCAAAAGAAGTTGTTTTTAAGTCTTGTGTGAAGCAAAACAGAACCATGTGAACATTTCTAGAAGCGGTATATGAAATAttcataccaagtttcatcaaatgctTCCGCAAGAGATATTGTTTGGAAAATGTTACTGGATACCTGATAGATGGCGAGTGATCACTTTGAGCATTAGGTACTCCAGTGAGCTAAAATAATATATAACctaaaaataacatataaaagaATGTAAAGAATATAAATGTGACCTCCCCTTTCCCTGACTTCAGTCTGAATAAATGCAGCTTTGATGTATGGCAGTAATAGGACaactgaaaatatcctttatagtCTGATGTCTGTTGGCTGAAGTTCTTACCagtttttatagacttatataataTCACCACAGCTTAAagctttgacctacagacccatGAAATAATATGGGCTATCTTTTCACCACAGGTAGCCTGTGAAGTTTGtttgttctccagttactgattaCAAACCATTTGCAGTCtctgtcattgtgaccttgactacAAAACCATAATGATCATTAATTTATGTTAAGTAAAACATAGGTCACTCGGTGTAAAATGTTCGTGTTGTCCAGGGTTTCAAGTgatcaaaacatagaaaatatatggAAAACATTTGGTTCATACATGAACTGATTGTGCCCCAAGTCCTTGTGTCACTGATGCCCGTGGGTGCAGTGTTTGTTTCACTATAGTTTGACAGCCATAGTCAAAATCATTCTCTTAACATCAATCAGAAAGTTTTAATTAAGATGATTACTTTGTTCTTTGACTTTATAACACTAAAAACAACAGCCATAGAAAAATCATCTTAATATCAAGTCTGACATCCATTCACCCAAGCATTCTCAGAAGCACTTTTCAGGTCACAATGACCTAGAACAATGACCAATAAATTAATAGAATTCATCCAGTGTTCACAAACAATCACCTTATAAAGTAGGCTCTAGTGACCTAAAACATGTAATGATACCTGGTGACCCTAAAACAACAGTGGTTATCTACTGACAATAATCAATCATACTACAAAAGTTTATGAAATACACCCTAGCAGTCTCCAATAATTGATTGAAAACAGTTTTCGTTTTCAAGATCAAGGTTCCCTTgccctttgacttactgacccttagaacaacaggggtcatcttctgactACAGGCAATAATCTAAGGCATTTGACAGCCATATCTAATTTTCTACAGCAGCAGAGTATAACTCATCCTTTTTCCATGTgggcataataaaaaaaatccttgattatatataaaatttatctaTACTACATATAGTACCtggtcaaaacaaaaatgcagaTTGTGGAATAAAGACAaaaggcccaaatgggcctaagttgctcacctgatgACCTTGACTTTCTGACATTGTTTCTGACAGAGTTTGGAGGGTATTTATTAAGCAGatcattaaaagttatttaaagttttttttgttgtttttttttgctgtaatgGCCCCAAAACGTGTAACAATTACAGCAAATTTGAGGAAGGtccaacaaaatgtgtttaaagaTTAAGTTTGGTCCATcaagttcatgagaagaagctatTTAAGAActttaagaaaatgtttaatgaaaACTATAAAAAGACAGACAAATGGGAGGTCAGACTATGGAGGTCGGAGTACCCAACTATACCAAAAGCTCAATCTGTCTTCAACTTTGTGGGCTAACACACCATGTTGTATTATCTCTAAATATCTTTTTGTTAGTCAAATGAAATACTATAAAAGAAATTATGATGGAACTGTCTTTCACCCATTAAATTCTGGACAACAGCATTTCAGAAATCCACCCCTGACCAACCAAAAAATCTTTCCACTTCATTCAAAATAGACCACTGATTTAACAGTTACTGATAATTTGGCATAATAATTGATAGAAATATTTCACTATAAAGAAAGTAGTTTTGTAGAAGAGCACAAAGTTCTTTTCTTGAATTCTTAAATATGTACAATTGTAGCTGAGACAACTGACAGTAAGAATCATGTCAATTCTGGCCACAATCTATCTTAACTATGAGTAGAGATCTACAGGGTATCATTCAGCTATAGGATGAGGTGGAGCCTGTACTTCTGCAGAAGGTGGCTGTGCTTGCTGTTGCTGGGTGACTGCTGCTTCAGGTGCTGGCCAGGCCTGCTGTACAGGTGGTTGTGACACTGCCATTGATGTTTCAGGCTTAGGTGCTgtgggtgggtggggtataaaTTCTGATGTCTGTGTTGCTGGTGGTACCATAGACCTCAGTGTTTGCTCGCTGCTCAGGTTTGGTTTGAAAGAACTCCAGGTTAAACATGATGCAACTGATTCTCTACCTCTGTTTACAGCAGTCATTGCTCGATCTTTGCGATTTAAAAGACTTAATCTAAGGGCTTCGTTGTTCATTGCATCAATTGTGTCTTTATTTGGAGCGCTTTTCCCATGAGCATATCTGTATGACGTTGTCGGTACTCCCTCAAAAGATGTTTTTGGACGTTTTGTAAGAAGCTGATTTTTTGCGTTGGCACTCATATAGTCTACTTTATATGTAGAAGTTAATGGGTAAGATTTTTCAATAAATTCCCTTTCTGGCATCCatgttataaaatcatttttaaactggTAAGTGCTATTGGGAACTCGTCTTCTACCAAGACcctgaaaaaataaagaaaccaCTGACGAACTACTATCCTTTAGAAACTGAAGAAATTGATAAATATTCTATCTTCAAACTAGAACTTAATCATTAAGAGGCTGTGGTCACTATAAAAAGGCTTTTTAGTGGTTGTACTGATAATAAATTCATAGATTTTGTTAAGCTAAGCATGCTTGCAGGTCTTTCCTTTCACATAAAGTAAACAGAAGGCCAAGAAGTTCCTGTATTTCCAAACTGATCTTGTTTTGGATACAAGATGTCCTAGAATCTAAGCTGATCTTGATTTCATAAAGACAAGTAATGTGACAATGTGACCAGGTGTCATGTGTATCAGAAAATGCattataaacaagatttttctataattatgtcAAGCAAAGACTaacttaatccttaccctgctaaatttctataatgaacttgtcaatcttttagtttggacagtaccattaactgtctaaaggggtgcttaccaaaaatatactgactgaatggcgaacagtgcagatcttgatcagactgcacagatgtgcaagctgatcatgatctacactggtcgcaaaggcacgatctattgtgtccagcatggtaagggttaaacaaactTAGTATAGGGTCACTGAGGGATCATTCCTCTGATATCATTTAAAGAATATTTCATGGAGACcaatattctgaccatgttttatgtattaGGTAGACCATtgacaagtttttcaatgatttgaccgaAGGACCTAGCTTTTCACCCAAGTGaccaatttacaaaatttatcctagattttaaagagacaaatattctgccAAAGAATCATAaaaatcaggtagaaaatgtggccttttcgGTGTAAACTAGGCCTTTCTATGATTTGAGCTAGTGGCAAAGTTTTTAATGTAAATCtgatctagatttcatacagacaaatattctaacaaaGATTTATGACGaaggatgggaacgaatattaaAATTAACATTCAAAAATTTGTATAGATTATATAAATgtattcaaatttttgtaaacaaatgcaATTGCTTTGCAGTTCCAATATTTCTGTCCGAAACTGTGTATAGTTGGAACATTACAATTTGCATTATTAAGAGGAATTTACCATTATGCTCGCTgttgtttgtgttttgaaatccaaacctttaaaaatatatgttctgAAGCCAAATCATTACTCACATGTGTGTATTATCAAAATACTTTGCATGATGTATTTTTAAGCAGGTGACAGAGTTAATAGCAAGTTTTCTTTTATTAGCTGCCATTAAGTCACTGAAGGCATTTTGAGATGTGATGTTATGAACGTCATGAAAGAAGTATGACGTCACCATGCATGCCTTCATTAACGAAACAAATTTCACTTACTAAATATCATTTCTTTGAATATCtagaaacag includes these proteins:
- the LOC123529342 gene encoding uncharacterized protein LOC123529342 — protein: MTAEIQGSWFPTGYYGHFRSKSRADFICEYRQLARPLPPKKFVVRSKEPTKNMCSSHDKTSIFNDAIFPTGLGRRRVPNSTYQFKNDFITWMPEREFIEKSYPLTSTYKVDYMSANAKNQLLTKRPKTSFEGVPTTSYRYAHGKSAPNKDTIDAMNNEALRLSLLNRKDRAMTAVNRGRESVASCLTWSSFKPNLSSEQTLRSMVPPATQTSEFIPHPPTAPKPETSMAVSQPPVQQAWPAPEAAVTQQQQAQPPSAEVQAPPHPIAE